The Thalassotalea nanhaiensis genome has a window encoding:
- the rluC gene encoding 23S rRNA pseudouridine(955/2504/2580) synthase RluC: protein MKQQTPNSPLSAKKNTADNEDRPKVRFVTIDEESDGQRIDNFLLKTLKGVPKSMIYRLLRKGEIRVNKKRTKPEYKLQIDDIIRIAPIRVSEESNPVSTQLKKVSSLENHILFEDDCLIVINKPTGMAVHGGSGLSFGLIEALRALRPNAKMLELVHRLDRDTSGCLMIAKKRSTLRALHEQLREKSVQKFYHALVKGHWSTKLTRATQGLRKNDLKSGERVVVVDNINGKESETRFRVLKHYEGATLVRAFPVTGRTHQIRVHCKVNGHPIACDDKYGSEGFTAQMNKQGLKRLFLHAASLEFTHPKSGERVKFEAPYDNALTAILKKQTYKTY, encoded by the coding sequence ATGAAACAACAAACACCTAATTCACCGCTATCAGCTAAAAAAAATACCGCTGATAACGAAGACAGACCTAAGGTAAGGTTTGTAACGATTGATGAAGAATCAGACGGTCAACGCATTGACAACTTTTTGCTGAAAACGCTAAAAGGCGTACCCAAAAGCATGATTTATCGCTTATTAAGAAAAGGCGAGATCAGAGTTAACAAAAAGCGCACCAAACCTGAATACAAGCTGCAAATAGACGATATCATTCGCATTGCGCCTATTCGAGTTTCTGAAGAATCAAATCCAGTATCGACACAATTGAAAAAAGTATCATCACTTGAAAATCATATTTTATTTGAAGACGATTGTTTAATTGTAATAAATAAGCCTACCGGCATGGCCGTTCATGGTGGCAGTGGTCTAAGTTTTGGTTTAATTGAAGCATTAAGAGCGCTAAGACCTAATGCGAAAATGCTAGAACTCGTGCATCGTTTAGATAGAGACACTTCTGGGTGTTTAATGATCGCTAAAAAACGTTCTACGTTAAGAGCATTGCATGAACAACTACGAGAAAAGAGTGTTCAGAAATTCTATCATGCCTTGGTAAAAGGGCATTGGTCGACAAAACTTACTCGCGCTACCCAAGGGTTAAGGAAAAACGATCTTAAATCGGGTGAGCGTGTTGTTGTCGTTGATAATATTAATGGCAAGGAATCTGAAACTCGGTTCCGAGTGTTAAAGCACTATGAAGGAGCAACATTAGTGAGAGCATTTCCGGTAACCGGAAGAACTCATCAAATTCGAGTGCATTGTAAAGTTAATGGGCATCCAATTGCGTGTGATGATAAATATGGTTCAGAAGGTTTCACTGCACAAATGAACAAGCAAGGGTTAAAGCGTTTATTCTTACATGCAGCAAGTTTAGAATTCACTCATCCTAAATCGGGTGAGCGAGTTAAGTTTGAAGCACCTTATGATAACGCCCTAACTGCAATACTTAAAAAACAAACGTATAAGACGTACTAA
- a CDS encoding Maf family protein, with product MTQLVLGSTSIFRKALLEKFNLSFDCAKPNINETALENETPENLVARLAQEKAQEVSKEYPQGLIIGSDQVAICDGNILGKPHTFENGVKQLTSFSGKTVTFLTGLCLYNASTGNTQVIVEPFYVSFRELTMTEISSYLHAEQPYNCAGSFKSEGLGICLFERLTGDDPNTLIGLPLIRLHQLLKNEGFDVLAEQETRK from the coding sequence ATGACCCAACTCGTACTTGGCTCCACCTCTATTTTTCGCAAAGCATTGTTAGAAAAATTTAATCTATCTTTCGATTGCGCTAAACCAAATATTAATGAAACTGCGTTAGAAAATGAAACACCTGAAAATCTAGTCGCTAGATTAGCACAAGAAAAAGCACAAGAAGTCAGTAAAGAGTATCCACAAGGGTTGATAATTGGCTCTGATCAGGTAGCAATATGTGATGGCAATATTCTGGGTAAGCCGCATACGTTTGAAAATGGCGTTAAGCAACTTACTTCATTCAGCGGTAAAACAGTCACGTTTTTGACCGGCCTGTGTTTATATAATGCAAGTACAGGTAATACCCAAGTAATCGTAGAACCCTTTTATGTCAGCTTTAGAGAGTTGACTATGACAGAAATCAGCAGTTACCTACACGCTGAACAACCGTATAACTGTGCTGGTAGTTTTAAAAGTGAAGGTTTGGGTATTTGCTTATTTGAACGATTAACCGGTGACGATCCTAATACGCTGATTGGATTACCATTAATTCGTTTACACCAACTCCTTAAAAATGAAGGCTTTGATGTGTTGGCAGAGCAAGAAACGAGAAAATAG
- the rpmF gene encoding 50S ribosomal protein L32 — MAVQKSKKSRSRRGMRRSHDAITPENLSVDPVSGETHRRHHVTADGFYKGVKVIAK; from the coding sequence ATGGCCGTACAAAAGAGTAAAAAATCTCGTTCAAGACGTGGCATGCGCCGTTCACACGATGCAATCACACCAGAAAACTTATCAGTTGATCCAGTTTCTGGCGAAACACATCGTCGTCACCACGTAACTGCCGATGGCTTTTACAAAGGTGTCAAAGTTATCGCTAAATAA
- the yceD gene encoding 23S rRNA accumulation protein YceD, translating to MKNLKLPITIDPFKSSQRRLECNGYFELLGLERLLAVSEKACEQVNVKVNFDVDEQGLTLLSGEASTQVNLICQRCNEPFVQDLSVNFTYSPVKNEEGAELLPSHYDVVVVDENGEVNLRELVEDELIINIPLVPKHDLKDCDAKANTSWGRLPDTLEKPNPFDVLKNLK from the coding sequence ATGAAGAATCTTAAGCTTCCAATAACAATTGATCCGTTTAAAAGTTCTCAGCGTAGGCTTGAGTGCAACGGCTATTTTGAATTATTAGGATTAGAAAGATTGCTCGCAGTGTCTGAGAAGGCTTGTGAGCAAGTGAATGTTAAAGTAAACTTTGACGTTGATGAGCAAGGCTTAACATTGTTAAGCGGCGAGGCATCAACTCAGGTGAATTTAATATGCCAGCGTTGTAATGAACCATTTGTACAAGACTTAAGTGTTAATTTCACTTATAGTCCTGTTAAAAACGAAGAGGGAGCTGAGCTCTTACCTTCACATTATGATGTTGTAGTAGTAGATGAAAATGGTGAAGTAAATTTACGCGAATTAGTGGAAGATGAATTAATCATTAATATTCCATTAGTACCGAAACATGACCTTAAGGATTGTGATGCAAAAGCAAACACTTCTTGGGGTAGGTTACCGGATACGCTTGAGAAACCGAATCCATTTGATGTTTTAAAAAACCTCAAGTAA